The Leifsonia williamsii genome includes a region encoding these proteins:
- a CDS encoding DUF3566 domain-containing protein, producing MAARTKKQTRRAVMRLVYIDFWSALKMSFLVSLIVAAVTVVLMLLLWSVLEKFGLVQTARDLLDGIAGEQGAALVADLTFPNVMTFTLVVAVLELIVVSALGAIAAALFNLATHVVGGWKVTFGSD from the coding sequence TCATGCGCCTGGTCTACATCGACTTCTGGTCGGCGCTGAAGATGTCGTTCCTGGTGAGCCTCATCGTGGCCGCGGTCACCGTCGTGCTGATGCTGCTGCTGTGGAGCGTGCTGGAGAAGTTCGGGCTGGTGCAGACGGCCCGCGATCTGCTGGACGGCATCGCCGGTGAGCAGGGCGCCGCCCTCGTGGCCGACCTGACCTTCCCGAACGTGATGACCTTCACGCTCGTCGTCGCGGTGCTCGAGCTGATCGTCGTGTCGGCGCTCGGCGCCATCGCGGCCGCGCTGTTCAACCTCGCCACCCACGTCGTGGGCGGCTGGAAGGTCACGTTCGGGAGCGACTGA
- a CDS encoding TetR/AcrR family transcriptional regulator C-terminal domain-containing protein — protein sequence MTSNESGRRHTRDDVARTALRILDDDGLPDLTMRRLAAALDVQPSALYHHFPNKQTLLAELADRIVARAAQPASGLDWSDTVRAEAAALRDALLAYRDGAEVVSSTFALGLGAGAPLDRFTDAVTAGGFDDETARRAATALLHFVLGHVSHEQQRLQYDSLGVLADSASAEAGTDSAEAFAFGIDLLVGGLERVSRSRT from the coding sequence GTGACGTCGAACGAAAGCGGCCGCAGGCACACCAGGGACGACGTCGCGCGCACGGCGCTCCGCATCCTCGACGACGACGGCCTCCCGGATCTGACGATGCGCCGCCTCGCCGCCGCCCTCGACGTGCAGCCCAGCGCGCTCTACCACCACTTCCCGAACAAGCAGACGCTGCTTGCCGAGCTCGCGGACCGCATCGTGGCGCGTGCCGCCCAACCGGCGAGCGGGCTCGACTGGAGCGACACCGTCCGCGCGGAGGCCGCCGCCCTGCGCGACGCGCTCCTCGCCTACCGCGACGGCGCCGAGGTCGTCTCCAGCACCTTCGCGCTCGGCCTCGGCGCTGGCGCACCGCTCGACCGCTTCACCGACGCGGTGACCGCCGGCGGCTTCGACGACGAGACCGCCCGGCGCGCGGCCACGGCCCTCCTGCACTTCGTGCTCGGGCATGTCTCGCACGAGCAGCAGCGCCTGCAGTACGACAGCCTGGGCGTGCTGGCCGACAGCGCCTCCGCGGAGGCGGGCACGGACTCGGCGGAGGCGTTCGCCTTCGGAATCGACCTGCTGGTCGGCGGACTGGAGCGGGTCAGTCGCTCCCGAACGTGA
- a CDS encoding biotin transporter BioY: MTDSPTTAPAPAPSPTAPAARSRRLDATDLARVAVFAAIVAVLGLPGGLSVFGSVPITAQTLGVMLAGAILGPWLGALSMAVLLALVAVGLPLLVGGRGGIAVFVGPSGGYALGWIAGALVIGLIVHAAHRKPVWWRTFLGMLVGGVLVIYAVGIPWQAAVTRLPLAETALTSLVFVPGDLVKAVLATLIVMTLVRAYPRAFRRSWSTRAA, from the coding sequence ATGACCGACTCCCCCACCACCGCACCCGCCCCTGCGCCTTCTCCTACCGCGCCGGCCGCACGCTCCCGCCGCCTCGACGCGACGGACCTCGCGCGCGTCGCCGTCTTCGCCGCGATCGTCGCCGTGCTCGGACTGCCCGGCGGACTCAGCGTGTTCGGGTCCGTGCCGATCACCGCCCAGACGCTCGGCGTGATGCTCGCCGGTGCCATCCTCGGTCCCTGGCTCGGGGCGCTGTCGATGGCGGTGCTGCTCGCCCTCGTCGCCGTCGGCCTCCCGCTCCTCGTCGGCGGGCGCGGCGGCATCGCGGTCTTCGTCGGCCCGAGCGGAGGCTACGCGCTCGGCTGGATCGCGGGCGCGCTCGTCATCGGGCTGATCGTGCACGCGGCTCACCGCAAGCCGGTGTGGTGGCGCACCTTCCTCGGCATGCTCGTCGGGGGCGTACTCGTGATCTATGCGGTCGGCATCCCGTGGCAGGCGGCCGTGACGCGCCTCCCGCTGGCCGAGACCGCGCTGACCAGCCTGGTGTTCGTGCCGGGCGACCTGGTGAAGGCCGTGCTCGCGACGCTGATCGTCATGACGCTCGTGCGGGCCTACCCACGGGCGTTCCGCCGCAGCTGGAGCACGCGGGCCGCGTGA
- a CDS encoding energy-coupling factor ABC transporter ATP-binding protein, with amino-acid sequence MSANVPAHEQHPAIELREAAVRLGETDALHASTLAVDARTVAVIGENGSGKSTLARLLCGLVAPTGGRVRVLGLDPVRQAGELRRRVAVLFSNPDAQIVMPTVAEDVAFSLRADRLPRAESAARVAEALDRFGLTDLAERSAHDLSGGQKQLLALAGAFVRRPELVVADEPTAYLDARNARLVAGHLLADTGHRLVLVTHDLSLAARCDAAVLVADGTVAAVGAPEQIIDAYEAALAC; translated from the coding sequence GTGAGCGCGAACGTGCCGGCACACGAGCAGCACCCCGCCATCGAGTTGCGGGAGGCTGCTGTGCGGCTGGGCGAGACGGACGCGCTGCACGCCTCCACTCTCGCCGTCGACGCCAGGACCGTCGCCGTCATCGGCGAGAACGGCTCGGGCAAGTCGACCCTGGCGCGCCTTCTCTGCGGGCTGGTCGCGCCGACGGGAGGCCGGGTGCGGGTGCTCGGGCTCGACCCGGTGCGGCAGGCCGGCGAGCTGCGGCGGCGCGTCGCCGTGCTGTTCAGCAACCCCGACGCCCAGATCGTGATGCCGACCGTCGCCGAGGACGTGGCGTTCTCGCTGCGCGCCGACCGCCTCCCACGCGCCGAGTCGGCCGCGCGGGTGGCCGAAGCGCTCGACCGGTTCGGGCTGACCGACCTCGCCGAGCGGTCGGCGCACGACCTCTCGGGCGGCCAGAAGCAGCTGCTGGCGCTGGCCGGCGCGTTCGTGCGGCGGCCCGAGCTGGTCGTCGCCGACGAGCCGACGGCGTACCTCGACGCGAGGAACGCGCGGCTGGTCGCCGGGCACCTCCTGGCCGACACCGGGCACCGGCTCGTGCTCGTGACCCACGACCTGAGCCTGGCCGCGCGCTGCGACGCGGCCGTGCTCGTGGCCGACGGCACGGTCGCCGCGGTGGGTGCGCCCGAGCAGATCATCGACGCGTACGAGGCGGCGCTCGCGTGCTGA
- a CDS encoding energy-coupling factor transporter transmembrane component T family protein → MLTLYRPGDGLLHRMPAGPKLLLVLAVVLAVSLLPSAWWAAAVATVVAVACYLIAGVGLAELGRQVLAVRWLIVVTLGFQLIFLGVEAAVANTARVTAAVVLAGLLVLTTRVTDLLDAVERGLAPLQRLRVDPQRVALLLTVTLGTVPVLARLAGEVREAQRARGGRASLRAFAVPFLVLALKHADQLGDALSARGVR, encoded by the coding sequence GTGCTGACGCTCTACCGCCCGGGCGACGGGCTGCTGCACCGGATGCCCGCGGGGCCGAAGCTGCTGCTCGTACTCGCCGTGGTGCTGGCGGTCTCGCTGCTGCCCTCCGCCTGGTGGGCGGCAGCGGTCGCGACCGTCGTCGCGGTGGCGTGCTACCTGATCGCCGGCGTCGGGCTCGCGGAGCTCGGCCGCCAGGTGCTCGCGGTGCGCTGGCTGATCGTCGTCACGCTCGGCTTCCAGCTGATCTTCCTCGGGGTGGAGGCCGCCGTCGCGAACACGGCGCGCGTCACCGCGGCCGTCGTGCTGGCCGGGCTGCTCGTCCTGACGACGCGGGTCACCGACCTGCTCGACGCGGTGGAGCGCGGACTCGCCCCGCTGCAGCGCCTCCGCGTCGACCCGCAGCGGGTGGCGCTGCTGCTGACGGTCACGCTCGGCACGGTGCCTGTGCTGGCGCGGCTCGCGGGCGAGGTGCGGGAGGCGCAGCGGGCGCGCGGCGGACGTGCGAGCCTCCGGGCGTTCGCGGTACCGTTCCTGGTGCTGGCGCTGAAGCACGCGGACCAGCTGGGCGACGCGCTGAGCGCGCGAGGGGTGCGGTGA
- a CDS encoding CHY zinc finger protein, translating to MEDDSRVAVLGPVVDDQTRCIHYRSALDVVAIRFACCGEYYPCHLCHEEAAGHPATPWPLDARGERAVLCGVCRTELTIADYLTATACPACGAAFNPGCNLHTHLYFEV from the coding sequence ATGGAGGACGACAGCAGGGTCGCCGTGCTCGGACCCGTCGTCGACGATCAGACGCGCTGCATCCACTACCGGTCCGCGCTCGACGTGGTGGCGATCCGGTTCGCGTGCTGCGGCGAGTACTACCCCTGCCATCTGTGCCACGAGGAGGCGGCGGGGCACCCGGCGACGCCGTGGCCGCTCGACGCCAGGGGCGAGCGGGCGGTGCTGTGCGGGGTCTGCCGCACCGAGCTGACGATCGCCGACTATCTGACGGCGACCGCCTGCCCGGCGTGCGGGGCCGCGTTCAACCCGGGCTGCAACCTCCACACCCACCTGTACTTCGAGGTCTGA